One window of Bacteroidota bacterium genomic DNA carries:
- a CDS encoding phosphoribosylaminoimidazolesuccinocarboxamide synthase, producing the protein MKYEAIKETSFKFKKQQGFKKGKVRDIYEFENNLLAFIVSDRISAFDIVLPKPIPYKGEVLNLIAAKFMDMTKDIVPNWLIDVPDPAVSIGKKCKPFPIEMVIRGYLVGHAWREYKAGKRSLCGESMKEGMVENQKFDKAIITPTTKEDVGHDEDISREEIISQGLVSEEHYNKLEKYTYELFERGSEYAEKQGLILVDTKYEFGLLGDEIILIDEVHTPDSSRYFYLNDYEENFKKGLRQKQLSKEFIREWLMEQGFQGKEGDVLPEMNDEIVEQVMNRYIELYEIVTGEKFDYSERTDLNNRIENNVNSAIGQLL; encoded by the coding sequence ATGAAATACGAAGCAATCAAAGAAACAAGTTTTAAATTTAAAAAACAGCAAGGATTTAAAAAAGGAAAGGTAAGAGATATTTATGAATTTGAAAATAATTTACTTGCTTTTATTGTCTCCGACAGAATTTCTGCATTTGATATAGTTCTCCCAAAACCAATACCTTACAAAGGTGAAGTTTTAAATCTTATAGCAGCGAAATTCATGGACATGACAAAAGATATTGTTCCAAATTGGTTGATTGATGTTCCTGACCCTGCCGTTTCAATTGGAAAAAAATGCAAGCCTTTCCCCATTGAAATGGTAATAAGAGGATATCTTGTTGGTCATGCATGGCGTGAATATAAAGCAGGAAAAAGGAGCCTTTGTGGTGAAAGCATGAAAGAAGGAATGGTAGAAAATCAAAAATTTGACAAAGCGATAATTACTCCTACTACCAAGGAGGATGTTGGACATGATGAAGATATTTCAAGGGAAGAAATAATTTCACAAGGATTAGTTTCGGAAGAACACTACAATAAACTTGAGAAATATACTTATGAACTTTTTGAAAGAGGAAGTGAGTATGCTGAAAAACAAGGGCTTATCCTTGTTGATACCAAATACGAATTTGGCTTATTGGGTGATGAGATAATTTTAATTGACGAAGTTCATACTCCTGATTCTTCAAGATATTTTTATTTGAATGATTATGAGGAAAATTTCAAAAAAGGACTAAGGCAAAAACAACTGTCTAAAGAATTTATTCGTGAATGGTTGATGGAGCAAGGCTTTCAGGGCAAAGAAGGAGATGTGTTGCCGGAAATGAATGACGAAATTGTTGAGCAAGTGATGAATAGATATATTGAATTGTACGAAATTGTTACAGGAGAAAAATTTGATTATTCAGAAAGAACAGACCTTAATAATCGAATTGAGAACAATGTAAATTCAGCGATTGGACAATTGCTATAA